The Clarias gariepinus isolate MV-2021 ecotype Netherlands chromosome 28, CGAR_prim_01v2, whole genome shotgun sequence DNA window TGCCATTGGCAATTACAATCCTATAATTTTGACAAATGCCCAGGGCAATGCCAGGTAACAGGTAAGTCACAGAagcctttatttaaataaattaatgttacagtacatatgttGTTACAAAAAAATGGTGTAACACCTGTGGCATAAAGTGTTTGTAAAATTAAGCCTTGTTTTAGGCATTTTCTTGTGAACagttcaccttttttttttttaatgtcagtacatacatttttatttcatctttagGGTCACAATACTAGAAACAAAATGCTTGAAAAATTCTTGCTGTACCAGAACAAGACTTTAATAGCCTTCGGAGAACAAAGAGGAAGAGATTGAGGTATCCATTCAAATTATCACTTTGCAGTGCAACAAACTGCAAAAATGTACATGCTTTAAAATTACAGTTTCAAGAAGAAATGTAATGTAGGATGTGTCTTGGAATTGTAATATgcagtaatttttttgttagtcACTACCCATAAACAGTTGATTTTTACCTTATAACTCATTTTTTGTTGTGGTAGATGTAAAGATGACGATACAGCTGGCTTGGGAGAAGTCAGTGACAAAATAGAAGAGTTGGTGATGGAATCTCAAAATCTGCCAGCTGTTACAGCAGCAATCAAAGAGCTCACTGATCCTTTCATTACCCAGAGAGTCTTTCTCATGGTATCCACTTACTAGATTGATAGTCATAGTGATGCTGCATGTAATGGCAGGATTCCAGTTGGTTTTGCTatgaagaaaaaacataattgtGAGTAGAGTTGAGCCATTAATATGCAGTGGAAAAATGACTTCATTTTTCTTCACTACTGTACTATGGTTAGCAAGCCTAGTCTTGTAGATCCCCCTGCCCAATGCATTTTGGTGTTTTCCTTGCTCTATcacacacatttcttttcaTAGAATGCTGTTAGTTTTTAACTTGTATTTGCTTTGTATGTCTTGGCCATTATTTATCTGAGCTCAAACATAtatactttcagtaaacttaatgtgtaaaaattactcttattttaaaattaaaactgcctattgcggacagtctgagcactgagcacacatatgactgtgtagccactaccagctccaccaccatcattaagtttgctgacgacaccgtcgtggtgggcctgatctatgaaaacaacgagacggcctacctgaaggagattaggaatctggagaactggtgccagaggaacaacctccttctaaacgtcaatacgacaaaggagctgatagtggacttcagcactaagcaggagaggaactaccagacccctgtcatcaacgagagcccagtggagagagtggacagcttcaaatacctcggtgttcacatcacgcaggacctgtcatggtcctgtcacatcaacactgtggtgaaaaaggcccggcagcgtttctaccacctcagacgcttgagagacttccgactgccctccaaggtgctcaggaacttttactcctgcaccatagagagcatcctgacgggaaacatctcaacctggttcgggaacagcaccatgcaggacagacgagctctacagagggtggtgcgatcagctgagcgcatcatccgcaccgagctccctgacctgcactcaatctacagcaggcggtgctggaccaaggccaggaagattgtgaaggacctcagccatcccaacaatggactgttctctctgttgaggtcaggaaagcgattccgctccctgaaggccaacacagagagactgaggaggagcttcttcccacaggcgatacggtctctcaatcacaccaccacacagtactgacacacatatggtctttacacacatacactggacattctggacattcgttcacactagtggccactgcacaactacacctggtggtcacaagtcactttaaataaatcactttttaagcattttttgcacggcactagacactttaaatatgtgaattgcacaaacagtggacattacattaccattacaactaccattccatacaaaaattacataaatatacctacccattcagctgctcttattgttttatattgttttatatttgttttatattttgttatacattctttaaatattttctatattgtgtatttttattgttatttatttattttttttaactttagttttatattttattttattttattcttttctagttttatttaccctatattttaattctcatattagtcttctattttaggtcatgagcagttgcctaagcatttcactgcatatcgtactgtgtatgactgtgtatgtgacaaattgaatttgaatttgataaagggattgtgtgttcctggtgtgactcgggcagttgttgtggccatcctgtacctgtcacgcaggtgtgatattctgatgtaccgatcctgtgcaggtgttgttacacgtggtcttccactacgaggatgatcagctgtccttcctgtctccctgtagcgctgtcttaggcgtctcaacgtggggacatggcaatttattgccctagccacatctgcagtcctcatgcctccctgcagcatgcctaatgcacgtttatgcagatgagcagggaccctgggcatctttctttgggtgtttttcacattcggtagacaagtctctttagtgtcctgcgtttttagaactgtgaccgtaaatgcctactttctgtaagctgttaaggtcttaacgaccattccacaggtgcaagttaattaattgattatggttaattgaaaatgcatggaaaacatggtttaaaccctttacaatgaagatctgtaaagttatttggatttttacaacattattgttgaaatacacagtcctgaaaagggacgtttctttttttgctaagtatatatatatatatatatatatatatatatatatatgaaatctTGACTATCAAAAATACAAAGATAAAACTTATTATACTATTTATCACCTCCCCACCCCCTGCAGGTTCCTGGCattttttgtacatctttttaacTTTAAGATGGTATGGGAGAAGTGTTCGACACTCTGTGTACTGAGTGTACTGGCACCTGAACCATAGGTAACTGTTCAAACTGGATGGTCTCCACCCAAACAAACTTGATGCATGGGTGCTAAAGGAAAATATCAGCAGAATGTGCCAATCTTCTCAACCTGAATGGCACATACACACCTGGACAAAGTTTGGGTGACCACAGACAGCTTTCGAGTCATCATGTGTTTAAAGAATCCCACAAGGACATTGATAACACCACGCAGCCAAAACAACTACGGCTCATGGACATCCTGGCTCAGTCCTGCCCTCAGAGATTATTACAGACAGACTGTGTCATACTGTACTATAACAGCTCCAAGATTATTTTCTGGAAAACAGCCAGGGAATTCAGGACAATTTACTATAGCCACCTGAAACACCAGAAACTATCTTACCagacaaacttaaataaataatttttaatcaataatttgatcaccacaaacaaattggattttatggttttaaatgaagataGCTGCAGTGCAACAGTCCTTAATGAAACAGCCCCTCCTACCTTTACTTTTATGAGAGTCTGCAGAACTGTTAGGAGAGGTGTAGCTGCTCTATTTAAAGACGGTTATCAATGCAAGTAAGTGTCATTTGGTCACTATTTGTCTTTTGAATATCTAGGAATTTTGCTGAAAGGTGCTCCACGTTTTCTGTTcatcattatttacagacctccaaaatACTCCCCAGACTTTATTGAAGAGTTTATAGAGCTGCTATCTATTATTTCCTAGGGTTTGACTTTTTACTATAacaggggactttaatagttATATTGATAACGCAGAAATGAATATTACAAGAGAAATGATAAGTGTTTTAAACACTGATTTAGCATATGCACAGGCCCACTTATAATCATGGACAAACTTAAGATTTACTCATCAGTGAGGGTCTAAACATCTCATCATATTGTGATTGTTGTCAAGCTTACCATGTCCACAGGAAATTCAAAATATGCGATAAACAGCATACAGTCAACTGCAATACTAAATCACTGTGCTAACTAAAGGTCCACTATGTGATCATAGGATGGAATAGGGAGGGACATTTCTTAGATGGGTGCAAACAAACAACGCAAACACATGTGCGTTTGTGCTTTACACAGGCCAAAAACAACTCCGTTTTAAATCCTACACATAACGCTCGGACAATGCTTATATATCAAGCTCACTGACAGGGTTCGCTTTCAGTTCGAACCAGAGTACTTACAACGGTGCGACCTGTTTTTGTCCGGTTTTTCACCTGATACATACGAAATGCGCAGTCCGCCGGCTCGAGCTCCCGGCGCGCTGCGCACTTTTATTGATTCTGCGCGAGAATGCGTGTGTCTAGCTTGCCGTGCCGGGCCttaaaagaaagggaaaaggcGTTTCTCACTAATCATGTGATTTAACGCTGGAAATTTGCTATCAGGACTCGGATATTCGCCGAGAAATGTCCGGAGAAAACACACTTGCTACCGTGTGACTGATGCGCAGTCATTCAGCGTCTGCTGGGTTGAGTCTACACCGTTCTCATGTGTGTTTTAAGACCAGCCCCTGACCGAGGGGAGGGAGATAGCAGTGTTTTACAGCGCGCTTAGCCTCATATTCACGTATTCTAATTAGCTTCCGGAGAGATGGCAGAAGTGGCTCCCGCGCCCGCCGCCGCGCCGGCCAAAGCGCCCAAGAAGAAAACAGCTTCGCGGCCAAAGAAGGCCGGCCCTAGCGTCGGCGAGTTGATCGTCAAAGCGGTTTCCTCGAACAAGGAGAGGAATGGCATGTCTCTCGCCGCCCTGAAGAAAGCTCTGGCTGCCGGTGGATACGATGTGGAGAAGAGCAACTCCCGCATTAAGCTTGCCCTTAAGAAACTGGTGGAAAAGGAGGTCTTGTTTCAGACCAAAGGCACAGGCGCGTCTGGCTCTTTCAAGCTGAACAAGAAGCAGACCGAAGCCAAGAAAACCGCACCCAAAGCGAAGAAGCCGGCCGCCAAAAAGCCCGCAGCGGCGAAGAAGCCCAAGAAGGTAGCGGCCAAGAAACCTGCCGCCGCCAAGAAGTCGCCTAAGAAAGCGAAGAAACCCGTCGCCACCAAGAGCCCCAAGAAGGCGAAAAAGCCGGCGACACCTAAAAAGGCAGCGAAGAGCCCCAAGAAGGCGAAGGCAGTGAAACCCAAGACTGCCAAGCCCAAAGCATCCAAGGCTGCCAAGCCTAAAGCGCCCAAGGCGAAAAAGGCAGCTCCTAAAAAGAAGTAAACAtgttaagtttatttctttcatatttttcttctaaacggctcttttaagagccacccacTTTGTCGTTTAATGGGcaataatctattttttttgtcaaactaCATGAATAGAAtaaccattttatttaatattataagatTCTAAGGAATCCtatgattttaaaattttgctaaAGTATACACTTCAGTCTAGTCATGTAAGAGTATATTGAAATGCTTGCATGTAAACCGGAAGTATACGAGGTTTTTAATAATGCGTGTAAAATGAAAGCATCAAAACTAACAATGTAATTAAGAGTCTAAGAAATCctatgatttaaatttttaggtATACACTTCAGGCTAGTCATGTAAAAAGTATATTGAAATGCATGCATATGTAAACCAGAAgtatgaaagttttttttttaaataatgcgtGTAAAATAAGAGCATCAAAACTCATAAACCGAAACTCATTTCTGTTATCTTTTGATGAGACAGGGGGCGGGATTGGAGAGAAGTCGGAATTCAATGGCGTGTTAGTGATTGGCTCGGTTGTCACAACGATTGTAGCCAATGAGGATGCAGCAGTTTGAACTATATTAGAGCGCGCTAGAGAATGATTGCTGACATTTTCTGTTTGAACACAGTGACGCAGTGAATCATGTCTGGAAGAGGCAAAACCGGCGGAAAGGCCCGTGCTAAGGCCAAGACTCGCTCATCCCGAGCTGGACTTCAGTTCCCCGTGGGCCGTGTCCACAGGCTCCTCCGTAAAGGGAACTACGCTGAGCGTGTTGGTGCCGGCGCTCCGGTCTATTTGGCCGCTGTGCTGGAGTATCTGACTGCTGAGATTTTGGAGCTGGCTGGTAACGCTGCTCGCGACAACAAGAAGACCCGTATCATTCCTCGGCACCTGCAGCTCGCCGTGCGTAACGATGAGGAGCTGAACAAACTGCTCGGCGGAGTGACCATCGCTCAGGGTGGTGTGCTGCCTAATATCCAGGCTGTGCTTCTGCCCAAGAAGACCGAGAAGGCGGCCAAGACTAAGTAATTTTACCTACTGCTGCGTTTGTCAGTATCCaaaggctcttttaagagccacccatttttcctttaaaagtgcttttttttttttttttttttttctctgatcaGTTCATAAACAATGTTGTAACACGTGAATGAATaggaattataattattttgcaaTAAGAGGTTACCTGAAAAATTAGAATTGTTTGTTGGAGATCTTTtctgtgtaatgtgtgtaaCCACTAGCATCAGTATTTCCACAGTATCAATTCagttaattaaattgttttagTTAAATACGTGAATGTTCTATATAATTAAGCAAGATTATGATTAAGAATATAAGATCGGAAATGAAAACATGTAAagattaaatactgtaaatcattTGGGAACTAAAACGACTAAACCCCCTTGGGGCTtttagaataagaataaaaagttaaactggtaaaaaaaaaaaatgtgcatgacATTTGCTACCATGTTTTACCGTTGCATCATAAATGTCATAATTTTTAGATGTATATGTACGAAGCAATATATACccttgtaaataaaatttgatatattttgttttaaaaagcaaGCATCTCGCTAGGTTTTGCATAGAGTTTCAAACCAAGTTGGTGGGAGAAGAGGAGCCAATAAAAGTGAAGCCTCATTACGTTACGGGGTGACGTAACGCTTTGGAACCAATGACAGGCTGCGCTCCTAAGGCGCCCAATCAGCGCAGCAGAGCCTTAGGCTGTAAATAGGCGCGTTCCTGCGCGCCACTCATTGTGTTTTACTTTTGAAGAAATACGGACAACTTATAAGCGATGGCAAGAACCAAGCAGACCGCGCGTAAATCCACCGGCGGTAAGGCGCCTAGGAAGCAGCTCGCCACTAAAGCTGCCCGTAAGAGCGCGCCGGCTACCGGCGGTGTTAAGAAGCCTCATCGTTATAGGCCCGGCACTGTGGCTCTGAGGGAGATTCGCCGTTACCAGAAGTCTACCGAGCTGCTCATCCGTAAGCTGCCGTTCCAGCGCCTGGTGAGAGAAATCGCCCAGGACTTCAAAACCGATTTGCGTTTTCAGAGCTCGGCTGTTATGGCCCTGCAGGAGGCGAGCGAGGCTTATCTGGTCGGTTTGTTCGAGGACACCAACCTTTGCGCTATTCACGCCAAGAGAGTGACAATTATGCCCAAGGACATTCAGCTGGCCCGCCGTATTCGTGGAGAGCGCGCTTAAACCACAACTCCGTCTAATCTTCACAAAGGCTCTTTTCAGAGCCACTTCATTGTTTCAgaaaagtttgcatgtttctttaTTCCTAAATTATGGAGTTGGGTTTGTACAAATCTTTATATGCATAATGataacagttaaaaacaaattttatcataacatttattatacaatacatttattataaatatttgcaaGTTATTCAGGAATTCTCGAGTTAGTTGTGAACTTAGGGTTGGCTAAGTGTGGCTGTGGTAAAGTTTTGTATGTGATCTTCAGAGTACTGCAGGTGactttttgattttttaaaacaagtatGTATGCTAAAAGTATGCTAAAGTATACTAAAGTAATTAAACCACATTATTAATTTGTCTGTGCCCTTCTGAATGCCATGTTGTTTGACAGTATGTGTGTCTAAGCATGCTAATTAACTATTTAAGTATGACAATGGCGTTTGTTATCATAAATACTGAATAAATCTCATCAACTTAATTGAAAGTCTAAACCTTTTtgatatcattaaaaaataattttatctaAAAGCACGGGGCACTGCTTTCAAGTTGTATTATATGTAGTTTCTCAAAGACTTGTGCTTCCTCAAACAGCATGAAATCACAGAACtcgtaaaaaaaatcaatataaacCAATGAAGGATCGTCAAAACTCTTCTGAATGTTGAACACTAGTTTAGAATCGGAATCAACTTCTACTATCTACTGTACACGGCAGGAAATCACGCTCTATTACAAAAGTcaacggcagcctgcaaaatgtttgaaatattactgttattgtgtacaAGTGTAGTTTTTAagatttgagcttcaggaaatctcccggcgctctgcatATAACAACGGCCCAACGCAACTTTGAAAAGAATTTCTAAattgggctattgttgtttacttacaatatttgttaatttaatttaaatggggtttgggcttGGGATTTGGTgtctgtaacgggttcgagcctatttataaaaaacacacacaaaaaaaaaacctaagaaAAGTGCACTTGAGGCATCCTGGAGGAAAGGGGCTCAAGCACCCCTATAaatctgtgtatatatatatatatatatatatatgcacatacatacataggcatatacacatacatagacATATACGAGCAATGTGAACAGTGGAGACGCAATGAATAAGAGAAGCTAGTCTATATAACAGCTACACACGTCTTTAAAGTGAGCTGAAATCCGAGATTGGAAACAGACTTAGGAGTGAGATTGttcagttttaatgttttttgcagGTCATTCGAATCTCTAGCAGCAGCGTTTTGAAAAGACGACAGGCCAAATACAGAAAAAGCCTTAGGAACTGTCAGCAGAATCAGGTTAGCAGATCGAGTGTTATACCCAGAAGAAAAAGAGTGTAACAATTCTTGTAAGTAGGGAGGGGACAAACCGAGGAGAGTTTTGTAAATGACCATATACCAATGGATTTTGCGGCGGGTATACAATGAAGACCAGTTGAGAGAAGAATACAGGGTACAGTGATGAGTTTTGTAAGGAGTGTTTGTTATTAACCGGATGGAAGAGTGGTAGAGAACATCAGGCTTTTGAAGCAGGCCTTTGGATGCTGATCTATAAGTAACATCACCATAATCAAACATGGGAAGAATGGTCATTTGCACCAGAGTTTTCCTAGCAGATAATGTAACTGCAGAACGCGTTACTCAGAAAACAAAGCAAAgatttaactcatttgaagtacttatcattaatgttgcacacAGAGAAATTCATAATAAACCCTTGCTATATTTTACCACGGTCAccgtgtactgtacatacccCCGGAGCCATATGTTGATTTTCTTAACCTTCCTCTCATGTTTGCTTTCTGTTACTATCTCTTATGTTAACAAGTCGGTTTTGAGCTGTGTCTTTAATCAGCCATATTACCCTCAAAACAATTATTTCTCATCCATTTTCCCCCTTACCTCTTGGTTACTTTGTTTCGCTTCCTTGTCCATTAAAGGAatgttttcaaatatttttttctgtgaccTCATAAGCTTTTACTTTAACAGCATACTTCTCGTTTTCAATAATGATTAAATGAACCTcaagagaattatttaaataaataaaaggttgttATGTTACCTGACTATTACTGAGGGGTATTGAAACacattagtgatgggtcgttcatgaacgtttcgttctttttgaacgaatctttaacatgactcagatatAACAGACTTGTTCATGACCCAGATAAAACCATGGATATTCTGAAAACATTTCCCTGTTTTTTAGACAACAAAGGACTGGTAGGTTTATTCAGTGATTGgcataatgcaaaaataataatgcgaAATGAACCAAAGATCCTGATATGCatgtttttggtattttaaaggTTAACCAAGACTTCACACTTCTCTTCAATCCTGAAACGGCTAATAAATTGCTGGAAAAGTGGGAAACTGTATTTAAACCAGGAATCATTGAAGAAGCCATGGGCTTGACTTTAACTCCTGCTGTGCGTTCCCCTTATCTCATCagcaaaaaaacagacaatCGATAAAGACCATTGCAGTAAGATGTATTTCCTTATACTATTACCTTATTATATGTGATAAGATTATAGTATTTTTTAGACTtattgttagaattattttatatctaaagcagttatttcaactctcttgctctcttcctcatagatctgatattaacgcgttaaatctttcctgttgctatcctcctgtctcctcttgcatctgccctttaaggtgtgaacgctcctacgctcaccttcccattctctcttcatgtctctctccccctctctctctctccccctctctctccttccccctctccccctaactcgagccaacatcttgtgatctgtctctggacggacacctctctatcttcctcttctttgattcttcaggatctcaccaggacattcacaatggttcatgttctttgtagtaacatatgtctatggcacaggcttttgttcaaacatatataaaccccatcttttgctgttaataaacagggacctttctgacagacaacgtgtgtgtgtgtgtttga harbors:
- the LOC128516133 gene encoding histone H1-like, producing the protein MAEVAPAPAAAPAKAPKKKTASRPKKAGPSVGELIVKAVSSNKERNGMSLAALKKALAAGGYDVEKSNSRIKLALKKLVEKEVLFQTKGTGASGSFKLNKKQTEAKKTAPKAKKPAAKKPAAAKKPKKVAAKKPAAAKKSPKKAKKPVATKSPKKAKKPATPKKAAKSPKKAKAVKPKTAKPKASKAAKPKAPKAKKAAPKKNDAVNHVWKRQNRRKGPC
- the LOC128516147 gene encoding histone H2A; the encoded protein is MSGRGKTGGKARAKAKTRSSRAGLQFPVGRVHRLLRKGNYAERVGAGAPVYLAAVLEYLTAEILELAGNAARDNKKTRIIPRHLQLAVRNDEELNKLLGGVTIAQGGVLPNIQAVLLPKKTEKAAKTK